Within the Mycobacterium gordonae genome, the region TTCCGTTCGCGCCGAATCGATCTTGCTTCGGTTCACCATCGCCGCTCAAAACCCGGCTCGCCGTTGGTCATACCTGCACCTGCGCCGGCGTTGGCGGCTCCTGACTGCTCCACCCGGAAATTGCGGCCGCAGGGTCCGATCGTGCGACGACGTTGCCAGCGGGGCGGCACCGCCGCGCGTCTCGCTCGCCAACCGGTTAAGGTGTGCCCCGTGGCCGAGACTGCGCCGCTACGCGTGCAACTGATCGCCAAGACCGACTTCCTGGCGCCCCCGGATGTGCCCTGGAGCACCGACGCCGAGGGGGGTTCCGCGCTGGTCGAGTTCGCCGGCCGGGCCTGCTACCAGAGCTGGTCCAAGCCCAATCCGCGCACCGCGACCAACGCCGGCTACATCGGGCACATCATCGACGTCGGGCATTTCTCCGTGCTCGAGCACGCCAGCGTGTCGTTCTACATCACCGGCATCTCTCGGTCGTGCACACACGAGCTCATTCGGCACCGCCATTTCTCCTACTCGCAGCTCTCACAGCGCTACGTGCCGGAGCACGATTCCCAGGTGGTACTGCCACCGGGAATGGAGGACGACACCGAGCTGCGCGAGATCCTGACCGCCGCCGCGGATGCCAGCCGCGCCACCTACATCGAGCTGCTGGGCAAGCTGGAAGCGAAGTTCGCCGAGCAACCCAACGCCGTCCTCCGTCGCAAGCAGGCCCGCCAGGCGGCCCGCGCGGTGCTGCCCAATGCCACCGAAACCCGCATCGTCGTCACCGGAAACTACCGGGCGTGGCGGCACTTCATCGCCATGCGGGCCAGCGAACACGCCGACATCGAAATCCGGCGGCTGGCCATCGCCTGCCTGCGCCAGCTCGTCGACGTCGCCCCCGCGGTGTTCGCCGACTTCGAAGTGTCGACGTTGGCCGACGGCAGCGAGGTGGCGACCAGCCCGCTGGCTACGGAGGCCTGAGCTGCGCGGCGGTGCTGGAAGGCTTGCCGCAGCCAGGTAACCTTGGGAACCGTGAGCACCGTCGGATTCGATGC harbors:
- the thyX gene encoding FAD-dependent thymidylate synthase, which codes for MAETAPLRVQLIAKTDFLAPPDVPWSTDAEGGSALVEFAGRACYQSWSKPNPRTATNAGYIGHIIDVGHFSVLEHASVSFYITGISRSCTHELIRHRHFSYSQLSQRYVPEHDSQVVLPPGMEDDTELREILTAAADASRATYIELLGKLEAKFAEQPNAVLRRKQARQAARAVLPNATETRIVVTGNYRAWRHFIAMRASEHADIEIRRLAIACLRQLVDVAPAVFADFEVSTLADGSEVATSPLATEA